A genomic window from Mesorhizobium sp. 131-2-1 includes:
- a CDS encoding DUF1488 domain-containing protein, with product MTLAFPNPSRSFDETRNAVCFIGHDGMSKVRFFVEAEALARSGVALGGKGTAETAYLSAFDALRASILDVASKAYARKRGDSYTLTAADFR from the coding sequence ATGACGCTCGCCTTTCCAAACCCCAGCCGCAGCTTCGATGAAACGCGCAACGCCGTCTGCTTCATCGGTCACGACGGCATGTCGAAGGTCCGCTTCTTCGTCGAGGCCGAGGCGCTGGCGCGATCCGGCGTCGCCCTGGGCGGCAAGGGAACTGCCGAGACGGCCTATCTTTCGGCCTTCGACGCCTTGCGGGCCTCAATCCTGGACGTTGCCAGCAAAGCCTATGCCCGCAAGCGCGGCGACTCCTACACTCTAACCGCTGCCGATTTCCGGTAA
- a CDS encoding DUF2934 domain-containing protein → MGDDDRLAKIRQRAYEIWEREGRLFGNHQRHWDQAEAEIDREAALPLTAGDALPKTREIASTDILTVEELAMRAGISGDEAQELIDRLGNDRAAIESAARSLKARRRL, encoded by the coding sequence ATGGGCGATGACGATCGGCTGGCAAAGATCAGGCAGCGTGCCTACGAGATCTGGGAACGCGAGGGCCGCCTGTTCGGCAATCACCAGCGCCACTGGGACCAGGCCGAGGCGGAAATCGACCGCGAGGCCGCCTTGCCGCTGACGGCGGGCGACGCGCTGCCCAAAACCCGCGAGATCGCGAGCACCGACATCCTGACGGTCGAGGAACTGGCCATGCGCGCCGGTATTTCGGGCGACGAGGCGCAGGAACTGATCGACAGGCTGGGCAACGACCGCGCCGCGATCGAGTCGGCCGCCCGCAGCCTCAAGGCAAGACGGCGGCTTTAG
- a CDS encoding transglutaminase-like domain-containing protein, with the protein MLIRYGYEITLTCQQPTALVCLLSVHEDRAADIRVPETLFTTPAVPTSTYRDLFGNRCRRLIAPAGDLTMWGDATIEDDGRTDRQSPSAREVAVKELPDACLVYLMGSRYCETDRLSQTAWDMFGAVAPGWGRVQAICDFVHGHIRFDYMQARSTRTAFEAYQEGIGVCRDFAHLALTLCRCLNIPARYVNGHLGDIGVPVVDPMDFSAWIEVFLEGAWHTFDPRNNTPRIGRVVVARGRDAADIPLINSFGPHVLKAFRVWTYEVPGLVAQ; encoded by the coding sequence ATGCTGATCCGCTACGGTTATGAGATCACACTGACCTGCCAGCAGCCGACGGCCCTGGTCTGCCTGCTTTCGGTCCACGAGGACCGCGCGGCCGATATCAGGGTGCCCGAAACCCTGTTCACCACGCCCGCCGTTCCGACATCGACCTACCGCGATCTCTTCGGCAACCGCTGCCGGCGGCTGATCGCGCCCGCTGGCGACCTGACGATGTGGGGCGACGCGACCATCGAGGACGACGGCAGGACCGACAGGCAGTCGCCTTCCGCCCGCGAAGTCGCGGTCAAGGAATTGCCGGACGCCTGCCTGGTCTACCTCATGGGCAGCCGCTATTGCGAGACGGACCGCCTCAGCCAGACGGCGTGGGACATGTTCGGCGCCGTCGCGCCGGGTTGGGGCCGCGTGCAGGCGATCTGCGACTTCGTCCATGGCCACATCCGGTTCGACTACATGCAGGCGAGATCGACGCGAACCGCTTTCGAGGCCTACCAGGAGGGCATCGGCGTCTGCCGCGACTTCGCCCATCTCGCGCTGACGCTCTGCCGCTGCCTCAACATCCCCGCCCGCTACGTCAACGGACATCTTGGCGACATCGGCGTCCCGGTCGTCGACCCGATGGACTTCAGCGCCTGGATCGAGGTGTTCCTGGAAGGCGCTTGGCATACTTTCGACCCGCGCAACAACACGCCCAGGATCGGCAGGGTCGTCGTCGCGCGCGGCCGCGACGCGGCCGATATTCCCCTCATCAACTCCTTCGGCCCGCATGTCCTCAAGGCGTTCCGGGTCTGGACCTATGAGGTGCCGGGGCTGGTTGCGCAGTAA
- a CDS encoding globin family protein, which produces MTPDQIRLVQDSFREVVPIRVAAAAIFYERLFAIDGDLRALFPERDMTKQGAKLMAALGFVVHGLDRAETILPTVRDLARRHVGYGVEEHHYPIVGQALIETLAAGLGEAFTRPVREAWEAAYGLLASVMIAAAREAQIAA; this is translated from the coding sequence ATGACACCCGACCAGATCAGACTTGTCCAGGACAGCTTTCGCGAGGTCGTCCCGATCCGCGTGGCCGCCGCCGCCATATTCTATGAACGCCTGTTCGCCATCGACGGCGATCTTCGGGCGCTGTTTCCGGAAAGGGACATGACCAAGCAGGGCGCCAAGCTGATGGCGGCCCTCGGCTTCGTCGTGCATGGGCTGGACCGCGCCGAGACCATCCTGCCCACCGTGCGCGACCTCGCCAGGCGCCACGTCGGCTACGGCGTCGAGGAGCATCATTACCCGATCGTCGGCCAGGCGCTGATCGAGACCCTTGCCGCCGGCCTGGGCGAGGCCTTCACCCGGCCGGTCCGCGAGGCCTGGGAGGCCGCTTATGGGTTGCTGGCGAGTGTGATGATTGCGGCCGCGCGCGAGGCGCAGATCGCGGCGTGA